Proteins from a genomic interval of Paenibacillus sp. FSL R5-0623:
- a CDS encoding GNAT family N-acetyltransferase — MKNKGMKDSSAYDDRTYEVRNDNCAARVRFYDQHSLKDMDWPDTEDGRYARAYLEPMMLDGTQSFMSNVETTLLLARIDDLVIPLTVNDTEYDNAYVCSPYTHYVSYAKQELTMLQKPMLEKGLSVLLSLIGWGMKQSQINKVVHVNNWLLSTNLYPAMSGDQAECLLASVQERYPEHVIVFRSLCPGLHPDLTARLTEAGCRLIPSRQIYLYQAHDPNFGNSKSRWLLKRDYELLGKHGYEFVSEADMTDADIPRIVELYKLLYLEKYSYHNPQFTERFIAAAMASGTLRLYGLRKEGCLDAVMGYFCRNGIMTTPLFGYDTAVPQSVGLYRMLSACLIGQARENGHLLHESAGAAQFKRNRGAVADFEYSAVYERHLSWGRRWCWLLLDRLLNRIGVPLMRRMKL; from the coding sequence TTGAAAAATAAAGGAATGAAAGACAGCTCGGCCTACGATGACCGTACATATGAGGTTAGGAATGATAATTGCGCAGCACGCGTACGTTTTTATGATCAGCATTCGCTCAAAGACATGGACTGGCCCGATACAGAGGATGGCAGATATGCCAGAGCTTATCTGGAACCTATGATGCTGGACGGGACCCAGAGTTTTATGTCCAACGTGGAAACGACATTGTTGCTCGCCCGGATTGATGATCTTGTTATTCCGCTGACGGTGAATGATACAGAGTATGATAATGCTTACGTTTGTTCGCCATATACGCATTATGTGAGTTACGCCAAGCAGGAATTGACCATGTTGCAGAAACCTATGTTGGAAAAAGGTCTTTCTGTGCTGCTCAGTCTAATAGGTTGGGGAATGAAGCAATCTCAGATCAACAAAGTTGTGCATGTGAACAACTGGTTGTTGTCCACCAATCTGTATCCAGCCATGTCTGGTGATCAGGCAGAATGTTTGCTTGCCTCGGTACAAGAGCGATACCCTGAACATGTCATTGTGTTTCGCTCCTTGTGCCCGGGACTTCATCCCGATCTGACGGCGAGGCTAACGGAAGCGGGCTGCAGATTAATCCCGAGCCGACAAATCTATTTGTATCAAGCGCATGATCCGAATTTTGGCAACTCGAAATCGCGCTGGCTGTTGAAGCGGGATTACGAATTATTGGGCAAGCATGGATACGAATTCGTCTCCGAAGCAGATATGACAGATGCAGATATTCCGCGAATCGTTGAGCTGTACAAGCTGTTATACCTTGAAAAATACTCCTATCACAATCCGCAATTTACCGAGCGGTTCATTGCTGCTGCGATGGCATCAGGAACACTCAGGCTCTATGGACTGCGTAAGGAAGGGTGCCTGGACGCGGTGATGGGTTATTTCTGCAGAAATGGAATCATGACAACGCCGTTGTTCGGTTACGACACAGCGGTGCCCCAATCCGTCGGACTATACCGCATGTTATCGGCTTGCCTGATCGGACAGGCTCGTGAGAACGGCCATCTGTTACATGAGAGCGCCGGGGCGGCGCAGTTCAAACGCAATCGGGGTGCTGTGGCGGATTTTGAGTATTCCGCAGTGTATGAGCGCCACCTTTCGTGGGGCAGACGCTGGTGCTGGCTGCTGCTTGATCGGTTGTTGAATCGCATAGGTGTGCCGCTCATGCGCCGCATGAAGCTGTAG
- a CDS encoding VOC family protein, whose product MLIKLNWITLRVSNLEASLGFYHDMLGLPIQRRFESRGRQIAMLGMENEAKLELIEGSESILKPEAGVSIGYEVNSLDEAMERLAELNIPIVRGPIQPNPHLRFIYITDPDGFEVQLSEHV is encoded by the coding sequence ATGTTGATCAAATTAAATTGGATCACGCTGAGGGTCAGTAATTTGGAAGCTTCACTCGGGTTCTACCACGACATGCTAGGACTTCCCATTCAGCGCAGATTCGAAAGTCGTGGACGGCAGATTGCCATGCTCGGCATGGAGAATGAAGCCAAGCTGGAACTGATTGAGGGCAGTGAATCCATTCTTAAACCAGAGGCCGGCGTATCGATCGGTTATGAGGTGAACTCACTGGATGAAGCCATGGAACGACTGGCAGAACTGAATATTCCGATTGTACGTGGCCCCATCCAGCCCAATCCGCATCTGCGGTTTATTTACATTACAGATCCAGATGGCTTCGAGGTGCAACTCTCAGAGCATGTCTAA